A genome region from Anaerobacillus alkaliphilus includes the following:
- a CDS encoding DUF2294 domain-containing protein, with protein sequence MEKATFQKKGQLEAEISKTITQWEKEYLGRGPLQVKTDILRNLIIVHLKGILTPAEQELTKTETGLLSIKKIRADLIETGNQQLKDMIHSITGETVESFHTDISTRNGERIIIFILKENLDKKLAD encoded by the coding sequence ATGGAAAAGGCTACTTTTCAAAAAAAGGGACAACTCGAAGCAGAAATAAGTAAAACCATTACACAATGGGAAAAGGAATACCTTGGTCGAGGACCTCTTCAAGTAAAAACAGATATTCTACGTAATTTGATCATTGTTCACTTAAAAGGGATTTTGACCCCTGCTGAACAAGAACTGACTAAGACTGAAACAGGACTTCTTTCTATAAAAAAAATTCGTGCTGATCTAATTGAAACAGGAAACCAACAATTAAAGGACATGATTCATTCTATCACAGGCGAAACAGTAGAAAGCTTTCACACTGACATTAGTACTAGAAATGGTGAACGGATCATTATCTTCATTTTAAAGGAAAACTTAGATAAAAAATTAGCTGATTAA
- a CDS encoding GNAT family N-acetyltransferase, which yields MESISFEQATDETLYIVMEMVNSNPEYNLLRHGKEAITLEEVKQEFINEHTKSLFIKLDDTYIGTINYLPMHPKDQCPWLNEFIIHRDYQGFGFGSQSYELFEKQLDIKKIRSGLVKNNLTGKHFLEIKGYELIYSFINQGLEIDVYERLFS from the coding sequence ATGGAGTCTATCTCATTTGAACAAGCGACAGATGAAACGTTATACATCGTAATGGAAATGGTAAATTCTAATCCAGAGTATAATCTTTTGCGGCATGGAAAAGAAGCGATAACACTAGAAGAAGTAAAACAGGAGTTCATCAATGAACATACAAAAAGCTTATTCATTAAGCTTGATGATACGTATATTGGAACAATAAACTACCTCCCAATGCATCCCAAGGATCAATGTCCGTGGTTAAATGAATTTATCATTCATAGGGATTATCAGGGGTTTGGTTTCGGAAGTCAGTCATACGAATTATTTGAAAAACAGCTTGATATTAAGAAGATCCGAAGTGGTCTCGTAAAAAATAATCTCACTGGAAAGCACTTTTTAGAGATAAAAGGATATGAGTTAATCTATTCTTTTATTAACCAAGGTTTAGAAATCGATGTATATGAAAGGCTCTTTTCGTAA